A window of the Desulfobulbaceae bacterium genome harbors these coding sequences:
- a CDS encoding rubredoxin has product MDKYECPCGYVYDPAIGDIDNGVEPGTAFADLPDDWVCPKCGAEKEYFFQS; this is encoded by the coding sequence ATGGACAAGTATGAGTGCCCTTGCGGCTATGTGTATGATCCTGCGATTGGCGATATTGATAATGGTGTTGAGCCGGGGACGGCCTTTGCCGATCTGCCCGACGACTGGGTCTGTCCGAAGTGCGGGGCTGAAAAGGAGTATTTTTTTCAGTCCTGA
- a CDS encoding metal-dependent hydrolase, with amino-acid sequence MKITWYGHSCVLIESEKASLLIDPFLTGNATAPVGPGEVNPSYILLTHGHADHVGDTIAIAKRCGATVAANFEICNWLTRQGVSNTHAQHIGGGFDYPWGRLQLTMALHGSSMPDGSYGGNPCGLLITIEGKSIYHAGDTGLFSDMKLIGETGVDVAILPIGDNFTMGPADALRAVEFIKPKQVIPIHFSTFPVIRQDPLAWAAKVEEVTAVQVVILTPGTPFVLS; translated from the coding sequence ATGAAGATAACTTGGTATGGACACTCTTGTGTCTTGATAGAATCAGAGAAGGCGTCATTATTGATTGATCCTTTTTTGACAGGGAATGCCACGGCCCCGGTTGGTCCCGGAGAGGTCAATCCAAGCTATATCCTTCTGACTCATGGTCATGCAGATCATGTTGGAGATACGATTGCAATTGCCAAGCGTTGTGGCGCAACCGTGGCGGCCAATTTTGAAATCTGTAATTGGCTGACACGTCAAGGGGTTTCGAATACCCATGCGCAGCACATTGGGGGCGGGTTTGATTATCCATGGGGAAGGCTTCAACTGACTATGGCATTGCACGGTTCTTCCATGCCTGATGGGAGTTATGGGGGGAATCCATGTGGTCTGCTCATCACTATCGAAGGTAAAAGCATATATCACGCCGGAGATACGGGTCTTTTTTCCGATATGAAGTTGATTGGCGAGACCGGTGTTGATGTCGCCATTTTGCCTATTGGCGATAATTTTACCATGGGTCCTGCCGATGCCTTGAGGGCAGTAGAATTTATCAAGCCGAAGCAGGTGATTCCCATCCATTTCAGCACATTCCCAGTGATTAGGCAGGACCCTTTGGCATGGGCGGCAAAAGTTGAGGAGGTGACCGCCGTCCAGGTGGTGATTTTGACACCTGGTACTCCCTTTGTCCTGTCGTGA
- a CDS encoding DUF1566 domain-containing protein has protein sequence MSRLLKITQVAGLFLLGLLLPCVVLAAGNFIDNQDGTISDTTQRLLWQKTDDGVQRSWEEALSYCESLELVGHTDWMLPESHQLEALIDTKQSPTIDPVFAVKPSYYWSATGSATSAESAKYVNFFYGNTYAYSKKNPYYVLCVRVDSTAKNRGLTAVFTGASTPGKSLAIRFTATVTGGKEPYFYEWEFGDGGASSASSPTHDFSTDGQYNVLLTVSDDGGAITVATQEITLPLADIGTEVTPKGQPAETQQEAGEDKTKEVAGASSESNTSPAEADKKGVPAPGLSSKSGQQSRGVMDVAASGQGLPYKGGALGHGLLAYTFANAMGGDGDWDKDGTVTASELHGYLAQAIKSLSKGEQTPVITRDDLDFPVCAPTGSTYVLAIASGRDLNGTPLAAVQDAELIRKAVEDKCRNTKTMMLTGNHANRQEILQSLLMIGSMVTTDDILVAYIGGENKQDNGRLNWYVSDTMKELPLFTGIFHDDLLWFMRSLPVGHIVVLGEKN, from the coding sequence ATGTCTCGATTGTTAAAGATAACTCAGGTGGCAGGCCTGTTTCTTCTGGGGTTGTTGTTGCCCTGTGTGGTCCTTGCGGCTGGTAACTTTATCGATAATCAGGATGGTACAATCTCCGATACCACGCAGCGACTGTTGTGGCAAAAGACCGATGATGGTGTTCAGCGTTCCTGGGAAGAAGCGTTGTCATATTGTGAATCGTTGGAATTAGTTGGCCACACTGACTGGATGCTCCCAGAGTCTCATCAGTTGGAGGCTTTGATTGACACCAAGCAATCGCCAACAATAGACCCTGTTTTTGCGGTTAAGCCTTCATACTACTGGTCGGCGACTGGTAGTGCGACCAGCGCTGAATCTGCCAAGTATGTCAACTTTTTTTATGGTAATACGTATGCTTACAGCAAAAAAAATCCCTATTATGTCCTTTGTGTTCGCGTGGATTCCACGGCGAAAAACAGGGGGTTGACCGCTGTCTTCACCGGAGCATCGACGCCAGGGAAATCTCTGGCGATTCGTTTTACGGCAACAGTCACCGGGGGCAAGGAACCCTACTTCTATGAGTGGGAGTTTGGGGATGGGGGCGCCTCGAGCGCTTCAAGCCCGACCCATGATTTTTCAACAGATGGCCAGTATAACGTCTTGTTGACTGTATCCGATGACGGGGGGGCAATTACAGTTGCCACTCAGGAAATTACCTTGCCGCTTGCAGATATTGGAACTGAGGTTACACCGAAGGGGCAACCCGCCGAGACTCAGCAAGAGGCTGGAGAGGATAAGACGAAAGAAGTGGCTGGGGCATCGTCTGAGTCGAATACTTCCCCAGCAGAAGCGGATAAGAAGGGAGTTCCGGCGCCCGGGTTGAGTAGCAAATCCGGACAACAGTCGCGGGGGGTGATGGACGTGGCTGCCAGTGGCCAGGGTCTGCCATATAAGGGCGGCGCTCTTGGGCATGGCCTGCTTGCTTACACCTTTGCCAACGCCATGGGTGGAGATGGTGATTGGGACAAGGATGGCACGGTCACCGCGAGTGAGCTTCATGGATATTTAGCTCAAGCCATCAAGAGTCTTTCCAAGGGGGAACAGACTCCGGTGATTACCCGTGATGATTTGGATTTCCCGGTTTGTGCCCCAACAGGCAGTACCTATGTCTTGGCTATTGCCTCAGGCCGGGACCTTAATGGGACCCCCTTGGCAGCAGTTCAAGACGCAGAACTGATCAGGAAGGCGGTTGAGGATAAGTGCAGAAATACCAAAACCATGATGTTGACAGGAAACCATGCGAACCGGCAGGAGATCCTCCAGTCCTTGTTGATGATTGGTTCTATGGTAACGACCGATGACATCCTGGTTGCCTATATCGGTGGGGAAAATAAACAGGATAATGGTCGTCTCAATTGGTACGTCAGCGATACCATGAAAGAGCTTCCGTTGTTTACAGGAATTTTTCATGACGATCTTCTTTGGTTTATGAGGAGTCTTCCGGTAGGTCATATTGTTGTTCTTGGGGAGAAAAATTAA
- a CDS encoding GGDEF domain-containing protein: MQKSITIERIMASAGILGGNYSEGLKDRVRQRLDTLQEISRINPPVIPYLCAWKYDDRVIWYEFADDGFCELLRCDRHSLANILRGAIIDRRVYRYTDKDQKVEEKIITRDELRGSWQGLRNEVETSGEVEAIYKVRISDDKHIWLKDQATIEHFDDDGICLSLGFLTDVSKEMDLKDLFEKIGYIDELTRLPKRSILDRMIEVNIGNFQRSNIDDFVLMMIDVDHFKKVNDTYGHLAGDYILVSLAEVMTATTRKQDEIGRYGGEEFYGFTIGDISLGLKFAERLRKQVEKARFVYQGQVIPITVSIGLVSATQLGEAKSLSADQLVFTADKRLYAAKHQGRNRVVFE; encoded by the coding sequence ATGCAAAAAAGTATCACTATCGAACGAATCATGGCTTCTGCTGGGATTTTGGGTGGTAACTATTCAGAAGGATTGAAAGATCGGGTTCGGCAACGACTTGATACCTTGCAGGAAATTTCCCGAATCAATCCTCCTGTCATTCCCTACCTCTGCGCCTGGAAGTACGATGATCGGGTGATCTGGTATGAATTTGCCGACGATGGATTTTGTGAGCTTCTGCGTTGCGACCGCCATAGTCTAGCCAATATCTTGAGGGGCGCTATCATTGATCGTCGTGTGTACCGCTATACGGATAAAGATCAGAAGGTGGAAGAGAAAATTATCACCCGTGATGAGTTGCGTGGTTCCTGGCAAGGACTTCGCAATGAGGTCGAGACGAGTGGGGAGGTTGAAGCCATTTATAAAGTCAGGATAAGTGATGATAAACATATCTGGCTTAAGGATCAGGCGACGATAGAACATTTCGATGATGACGGGATCTGCTTGTCGCTGGGGTTTCTGACTGACGTGTCGAAAGAAATGGACCTCAAAGACCTCTTTGAGAAAATAGGCTATATTGATGAGTTGACCAGGCTCCCTAAGCGATCAATTCTTGACCGGATGATTGAAGTCAATATTGGGAATTTTCAGCGGAGTAATATTGATGATTTTGTTTTGATGATGATCGATGTTGATCACTTTAAGAAGGTGAATGATACCTATGGGCATCTTGCCGGAGATTACATCTTGGTCAGTCTGGCTGAAGTGATGACTGCAACCACTCGAAAGCAGGATGAGATTGGCCGCTATGGTGGTGAGGAGTTCTATGGTTTTACCATCGGAGACATCTCCTTGGGGCTTAAGTTTGCTGAGCGCTTGCGCAAGCAGGTGGAGAAAGCACGCTTTGTCTACCAAGGTCAAGTGATTCCGATTACTGTTTCCATCGGTCTGGTTTCGGCAACTCAGTTGGGAGAGGCCAAAAGTCTGTCGGCAGACCAACTGGTATTTACAGCGGACAAAAGATTATATG